The sequence below is a genomic window from Amphiura filiformis unplaced genomic scaffold, Afil_fr2py scaffold_65, whole genome shotgun sequence.
tattgattcagtgcttttaccatgtgtacaatacaatagttaccattattttctatttgcctccaaaagagctgagctcatgccaagatgacttaagcctatgttcacattGGTATTCAtgtgatgtaatgcaatcaaatggtataccttaaacttaatcaacttgcactgtgtcttctgcattaatgttctgcaatgttggttcggtctcctcctcattgtccccaactagtacaggtgctgtgttgctgcaagactgaccacagcatttgctgcacatcaatgtacagaagagtctcaagtttcttgcagctgcatgtcatgttgttgcatcttgtttgcatccacatgatactatatgttgagcaatgtgtctggtgcaacagcgagttctgtttctacttgaacaagaattccatcttgtgatctccatccccagtcagttggacttaggttgttccccatccattcttgaaaCGTGAGGAAAGTGCGGAATGAGTGCTGTTTTGCAGCAGCACAAGTTGGAGGCTAAGCTAAATTCGCGAGCTCAAATGAAGAGCTAAGGGAACTGCGACCAATTGCCCGTTTGTATACAGTGTGGCGGTATTCATTCAATGAAGAGTTGCTAACCCCATACATCTTCAGGATGAAGCTCTCCCCTGCTCTCTGTACCTCATCATGCATGCTGCTGGCATTTGTAAAGGTATCTAACAAGTCATATTCATGTTTCTTGTTCAGGGTTTGCGCTTTCCTCAacgataaatggctgagactgTGTCACAGCCTGTAATAGCGTGAAGAGACATCAAAGCAGGTGAAAGCAGAATTGGGAAGCTGTGGGTGCAATACATCAGACAGGTGGCCCTTATTCGGCATTTCATTAGAGCTGAAAGAACAGGGAATTGGAAGCTCCACCTCTACTGCATAAGAGAGATGATGCCTCACTTCCACGCTGCAGGGCATCTCCACTATGCCAAATCTGCAAGGTTGTATTTACAACAGATGGAGTCTTTGGGGAAAAACATGCCCGCAGATGAGTACCAACTGTTCACACACAAGGGATATTTCACCATCCGACGTCTAGATTTTTTCTGGGGTGGAAACGTCTCTGACCAAACCATTGAGCAGTTTTTGTTGTGGACTTTGAAGACATCAGGGGGAATGACACATGGTCGCGGAATCACAGATAGTACATTAACCAAGTGAGTCCACGCACTTTCTCGATGTGCCCCAGATTGTGATGCTTTAGAGCAGTTCACGGGTGTTCATACGTGaacataaggctgagttcacatagaagtatacggtatacggtattcgctatacgaaatacgctcattcgttcaggctgagttcatataggagtatactatgtgaactcagcctgatcgaatgagcgtatttcgtatagcgaatagcgagtatgtcagtttacccattttcttcgtcttatcaaatgcttgtaactttacttcttgaggtcacattgcattcaatgaggtgtcataatgtgcagaattagatagtgcatctattaaaaaaatgaatttgcccacatatggtttaggttttaaaaatttggacggtatacgcatgcactaaaatcgaacacgcgcgattcccactatactatactaaacgcaggtatacggccttttcgaatagctcttatgtgacccggtactatgaaattaccttgctcgatttaatctattcgcgtgcacctgcaaaacgtgcatcgtatacccgaatagtatacttctatgcgatcgtagccttatgtgacccggtactatgatattgccttgctcgatttaactatacgcgtgcacctgtaaaacgtgcaccgtatacccgaatagtatacttctatgtgaacgcagccttagggATCGTTCCTAGGTAGTTCCTTATaaaatgaaggatttaatttgattaaaatttgtaatatgcttatgatatttctatttgaattgaagtgttaagaatgagaataaaggtattgtttttttgccgctgtcgtgcatctatcgtctcatataacacgggcgacatcattattttttttgtaaaacaactcggcttcgcctcgttgttttacttaaaataatgatgtcgcccgtgttatatgagacgatagatgcactcaggtgctaaaaccaatacctttattctctaagaaTTCAACGGTGCATgacgtcacttcattaatattaataacctACTCTACGTGGTGCCGAAAAATTGCTTCCCCGAAAAACAACATGGCGACTCCCATGGCAAAACACGGGCTCACAATTGCCGTTAATTTACGCCAAAATGTTCATCACATTGGATGTTTACAGGTGGGTACAACATGAAGTCACCATTGAGCACCTTTTGCCACGTATGGGAATCCTCAGTATTTTAGTAGGGCATGCATTATTCAAAATTACCTTCTAAGTTCTAGTTCTACTTCTACTTATACTTCTACGCATGTACGAAAATACTCGTTAACGCCTGCTCAGCAACTAACTTACCTGTCATGCTGTACAAAATGACAACGTAAACGTTGGTTTACAATGTTTAGTAAAttatagactcgcttgccagtcctatatacgccgtacctatgtatattaaagtcataatgtacgatcttatgaatttggttaatttttttcaaacctgattttttggcatatttgtattgtaatgtttacacatgtcacaacttgcacctaatggaatcagtcaaatttgttgtgtttgtaggtaaacagagaaaagttcgacataaagtcataattcaagaaattatgttatgactttatgtctgcccatcagccctcgaattaaggatctgaaggggcacggcaacttttttagggcaagttgataattgccgtggattttcactgaaaaggcaaggcagtacggcaatttgtaatatttcaaaagggcatcaaggcaactgttgaaaatttgagaagggcaccaaggcaatttttcaaaagtgaatagatgcattaccgtcaactgaattcgacaccaaagtaaaattggactctcaactttacactaaaactaacctgattgcttaaaaaacctgctttataatacagtttaatttacttaaattttgcgatccctagttctgagctgcaaaactgactccaAATGTAGCGATGGaatagctgtaactttggtaataatattgatcaaattcgccgggataaaaactatttcgtgcaaacatatctagagatgggctcacatgtacaagataagacgatacctgaagggtatcgccatcggtttgcaatgggaagtcaatgtttgataatcgagagaacaattgatttgcccagcgctcagattttgtttacgacacgaggtcgaggaagctatagttactaacagcgtttctgattggtcgatagtatgcgttgaaggtatttctctgaccaatcgagaaatgaagtcagatttctagtaaccagataatgtatcagccgatgtgattggctgaatatgtaagcttacgtaggggtaatgaatattaattcacaacaaactattgtgtatactgtgatttgatagctgggttacgatgctcaaaatagcgatcgtgttcaagattttcgatttaattttccacaattttgctgggatttaaccagtacttgttaatgattttataatgaaggggcagggctggcggctagggcacccacggcaacttcatttagggcacacgacaagtgactgccgtcggtaaaggacatattttgagggcattgcggcaatgggggtgggcacccacggcaatatgccgtcggtgccgtgggttaattcgagggctgccgcccattagaactgtgtgttaaacggccaaaataacaagcagtgtttctttcacgttacctcgttatttcagctcaaaatggacaaaccattcccgatcattattactagtattatttcagcattttgagtatatataatgacaaatttaaaattggaaggaaatcgtacattaagcctttaaggactggcttacgccattttggatgtcaatgggaaatacacacttaacgatttgcgccggttacaaactaaaacttgaaaaaaaatctttaaaatttcatcaatgtatataaaagtggttagactgcggaactcagtcctcaatgattgtcagtcatttatcttttggtcattatatgactatcatttgaggactgagttcttacgatACATCTTTCGAGGTGccgtttcagacaatagcttgggattattggggcagaggttatctattgaatcctttcatgaccactgaagcatagtcaagtctgccaaggacactcggcacgaattgaaagaccatgtcactctcgacaaaagaatgcaatgcatgcatgtcaaaggtcatacgacaccaatttggtgtttgttatgctcctcgaaatatgtaccttaaggtCTATGTCtgaaaagtggtaccaaccttattgtgcttgctaatttacaGTACGCGTCGGGCGCACAGACTTTTTACCGGACTTTCTTACATTAGATGATGTCTTGCAATAAACAGACATTATTAAATATTCGTTTATTATTTCCCACCGTACCCTAAAGTCCTGTGATTGAAGGAAGTCCTGTTATAACGTGAAAACTACCATGAGAGGACATTTAGACATTATGTATATGATAAAGACTAAAAGCCTTGCTTAATCTTAATAATCGATACTATCTTTTCCCCATTTTTTGGTCTACAGAATATTTCTGCTTTATTAATGCCACGTTGTGCGGTGCAGACAACATGTCCATTGCGTACCAATTATGCAGATTGGAGAATGAGACGAGATGCAATACGCAGACAATTAACAAAGGAACATAGTCAGGAAAGAAGGCTTCTCAATTGCATCAGGAAAAATACTATACTTCCTGATGAAGTGAAggtaagggaggacagtttttatggtctactgagctcagcaatgctttgctgtcttcgatagcgtattgtatcggagaggtacctggcttttatcaaagcccaaacccattaaagcctgtagcaaactcttttaggctccgctcaattgacaactctgctccgatacaaagcattgaccaaaatatcgatcgaatcaattttacgaccatgcttgaattaacaacccttgaaacctaattataccactttatgtaaacataaacttacacatattatttactttctattgaGCGCAGACACGACCAGAGACATGCTTATTTAACAGGGCAGTAGCAAGCGGGCGgccgggatgccatggccgccccacttttttgagacatttgttatgtttttctttatatctttatttcaatttgggcatatatttgtaatttggccgccccacatttgtgatggccgacCCACATTtgtcaaccttgctacggccctgttatttaatgaccacttgagtagttgatgagtgggtcgttataagtacttactgaacacaaaggaaattgattttggttttaccatcgaccgtgtttataatcctgctgctctgctgaacgctccgaccccgggggggcactcacatttcccagctatacgggtatgtgccgcggcgacgaccccctttttcagagccactggccgttccttagaccctctaaattcattgtttgcccgctctgaagcccaaaaatttttctagccgttccatagaccctcagatcatcgatttccgctctcatcggcattttgagaggcgtgttttctgccctactatttcaagcccaaaagcagacccaaaagctacttttgcgagcccaaaaacttcaaagggaattttccattaatttcttccccattgaaacacattgtaaggaataaggtgaactttgggtgggattttgggctcctttagtagtggcaacactggttgactgtttataaacattgcagcaatgccgatcgcgacacccccagctggtgaacatttagctagaaataaatgattttgagatctcttttgggaataaaattgccaaatatgaagaaaagtaccttaaataattatgtacacatccttgcagctctccataaacaatgaattaaaaggtaatttacgatctactggtctagtgaaatcgggagttgaatggctgtcaaattctgcacacttcactcaatcaatCATCTCATGTATAAGCAtggcagttcaatgtagtctaaatgtttttcttttcggcactgaaaaaaataatttttgtgggtttgtttttatggtgggcttttgtaatgctgctataattatcagtaggctaatagcatagattgtaggtctacagggtctagtaattttgatttgaatgctgttttgctttgttgaggtttctaTCGTgatgggccaaaccagacctattttgcattaatgattttcctgattCATATTTTAAGgcgagtgaaagtcgattccgagtttatcgtcccccgcccgtgtcactttttggacaccaaaaacacccgcgtcaaattttcaaaaatgccaaaataattcattattttcaaagtatcagtgttttcaccagttttagcaattggaaacatatatttttgtttgtaaaacatataaatttgtaacttggaaccaaaaccaggctcttttctaacttttctagtccctacccatacaaaaacatgtttataaataacatgtatgagtgtggctttaaatcaacacgcactttaggtcaataatgaaatctgatgaaataatgaaaaatgaaaaatgaaaaagtcacctcaccaacctgggaaaaaaaagggacgataaactcggaattgactttcattagcctaatgcacaattcaaagtgaaatcgattccttcaaatatctgtggcaaaaacggaacaaaattgaaccctggtttggcttgcgggtttagtttccgagatttttcagattttggcggccgatcagttcccaagaccccccttttggccggtcagttcccaagaccccccctttttgaccggccgttcagttccctagaccctcctttttggctggccgatcagttccttagacctcaagttcaaactggcggtggcacaccctaccaaaaaaaaaatttgagtgcccccgggctcCGATGAGATATCAGCAAATTcatatactgttcgcttgttcctatcgaacgctctagcgtacatgaaccattatcgtaGACAGCAAAgtattgctgagctaagtagaccataaaaactgtcctccctaaggTTACGTTGAGTCCATGGAGCAGGGGCATAACAGTGTCATCCAGTCAAGGGGGAATAATTGCCAAATTTTCTTCCTGAGCCGCTACTGATATTCTATTTCTGggaaatgtgtaattttaaatctaaattctAAAAAGAGCTAAAATGAGGAAATTATTGTGGCTTAAAACCAGGCCAAAAGATACAACTTTTGGTCAGTTTTattccagtttttttttttttgatggtttCAACTTGCTCCCTGACTCACCGCTCGCTCATTATGCCATAGCCGGGCATGAAGTATTACTAAAACTGATTTTTATGATTTGAGTTATCGCACTGTCACCCAGGGTGGGGGTAGGGACATGTGTAATTTCCAGGTGGATATCATGCTTGTGCAAAAGAACaagtaaaagggtagtttttcactgTCAAAAAAGGATCAGTGAAATAATTCATTAAAATTGTAGATTGTCTACATTAATTTTATACCAAAAtgataaattttggacttttatttaaaataaattacaaCCAGGCTCTTACATATATGCAGgacttctttttttttgggggtgggggtgcagattttgaaaaagtggaccttttttccaggaGGCATTAAAGGAGATTGTTCTTcggacctttgaccaaaaaaacattttaaaaaacctGATATTTTTGGCCCTTCTACACtcgcaaattgaaatttgtttggaCTTTTTATTCTTTTGCATATGGGGAGTGGGGGTACATACCCCAGCGTATGGGCCTAATTACAACTGCATTGTACATGTAACTAAGTTAAAATGAAGCAAGGTGGAGGAGAGAGGACACAATCACAGTACCATGTGAAacatgtgactggacactacgaatcagccgtaaagtcggcccccggtcaattttgttttatttcatgtttagaaaatatatatcataagctttaaaatagtatatcatttgacttcaaacgatatccagaagcggggttgtagtttgttgaactctgctccttcaacaaaatggtaacttttttcggttctatgtgtctctttttccacattgctggtaataaagtcataattcaaatcatccccaagtcaacgaggttcaggaatggcctctcattgttattgttgtttatacatacctagacaaaatacaatgcaattgaatacctgagtggaagaagggcccaactccatcaaaaatgtttttgagatattaagaaaaaacttaatatttggaaaagttttatagacagaatgttttcgtcttcagggacctttaatacatgaacatacaatattacatacattcgaaattatgtatgatgtttccatggcaacggtacaggtcttaatacgagctggagttgggcccttcttccactaatgtACCACAAGTGCCAGTTTCGGTGttgtaaatagctacagaaattagataaTCACCATTATGTACAactagaactcatgtaatatgttagcaagaaagtttattgtagtgacaagtagatttcatggatgaacaaaattcctctttaaccctatatttgtggaagaagggcccaactccatggagttgggcctttcttccatgaaaaccatgattaagtgtacgtggaagactatttagagagtggattttggctcatctttcacacacaaggaagaacagtttgctggtaataaaatgctgggtctaactcatttttgtaaaaaattggagttgggcccttcttccactcaggtattcaattgtaacccaccacttgaacaggatttagccaaagcaaacaaagactagagctattaatgattagattattatcctcttcagcaataggattattgattggtttaaacgctatcaaatgagaaacatgtcacgCCTCTATTTCTtattgaaatgttacaatatagcttTAAAGTCCCTTTGTgtggtcaaaaagtctgatttaCGTTTGTAAAATATCGGTTAAAGTTGATCTTTTGAgtttgaattttcaacatttcagactTACGTTAGAGGGAGGAGGGTCAGCACATGATATTATCAAACCGTTGGTTTATTCCCTTATCATTAAGTCTTTGAATGTTTGTTTTGACAGGTGATGGCAGATCAAGAGATAGCATCACTTCCCCGTGATAGCTCCTATGTTAGGATACGTAACCGTTGTGCTATCACATCCAGATCCAGAGGTGTTGTACAACGCTGGAGACTTAGCCGTATTGTATGGAGGCAAGAGGCAGATGCAAATCACATGTCTGGTGTACAGAGAGCTAAATGGTGAAATAGTTACCTTGACAAGACTATGATGAATAACAGACTATTTGCAAGAACATGTCTACCTGAATGCAGGTCATATGTCAAAATAATTGCATCTATCAGTCAGATCACAGATTTCCACAGTCTAGGAAGCAGACATAAACTGAAAACCTGATTTTTATTCAACTACAACCTCAAATCCTCTTAAGATTACCagaatttatattatatatagaaagcaATATAGAAAGCAAataaaacttttttatatcagCCAGTGGCTGATCCAGGCATGGgcaccccccccctttttcattttttttttttctggtaaaTAAAAAACCCTTAGTTTTGTGTTTCACTTTTACATGTTCTACGGAATATACAAATTGCATCGCATTATGATCAATGATTGCCATCCCATGCAGAACCAAAATGGACATCGcataataatagtgtaaaaatcgAAAATGGTTTCAGTTGGGCCTTCATTTTAGATATTTGCTACAAATACTGATGGGGCACATCCACCATCAGGCACCCACTGTGTATGGATAGGTGTctgttttggtttctttttaggacatCCATACACTTTGTTTTAAGCAATGGTCCACGAActggtttcaattgggcctttattttaaaacaatttccaATTCTGAGGGCCTCTCTTGCATATGGATCTCAGCCATTTTGGCATATCTTTTGGACACTCATACACTTAAAAGCAATGATAACAAATATAGTGTGAAAATGACACACAAGATGGCTAGGCCCTGGATTGGGCCTTTTGAAATGTTTTCTTGTTCAACATCATAGTTCAACTGtattgtgctgaggcttgtggatcaacatctaggtgttgtgcctatGCGTAGCTTATTATAAATCGCTGTGCTTTAgttgatcaaagtaagaaagtaggaaattaatgtaattaaaatgttattttagagaaaatgtcaaataaaaataaaataattcaatattttaCTAATCTCAATTTTGGATGGGGGTGGGAAACGGGAACAAGACAGTAGAAACATACACCTCTCTTAAAacagctgtagctcaaaagtgacaTCTGGTAGAGCTGCCCTGTTATTTTTTCCTGATATCGCAGGATTTAttatctatagacgaatccaaatccatgcattcctacacctgactagcagcctttagttgggtacccgtcggctacaatgcacccaaaatgtgaaatgattcgccttggcggaaattttaaactgcattccatcacccgttttacaccttccgcgaaaacacaggtagacaaaaaatgattaaagtttacaacacaataggccctacagttccctttggcaaaacacacagcttctacatggtctattcgctgttgaagtgacataataatcggattaactacatgcggtatctatgcattgaacaaaaatatgcgatattgttttcactccaatgcatgaatggatgtgacgtggcccccagtgtcgacacccagtgttataaatataaacttaatactccgttggtgagcgacgggcgattggtatttcaccgaacgcaagaaaaggaggcctatctgattggctagaaatcaatcgcttgatcgctcagtggtgtagtacaaactcaaaatggagacatgtattcaatttgattgaaatcgatattcgtttctcaaacagttgaatatatcacaattttaacttttgatttcaaaatcgttacttataaaatgcagtaaaacatatccacagcaaaataccggtccccgctaattagtgtatttaatttccatttagtgtattaaaaataaaaccttggATTTACCTGATCATATACTATATCATActgaaaacatagaatagaaactgtgtggcaggctctgtggaatctcatatcgtctgtaaatggtatgcttagcccgagtcgctcggcctatctcgaacaaaatcgccatgcgtagctgttgaaaaacgagaggattcatcgtactatcacgaagatatagggatgatgacgctgtgtggccctgaccgagagaatagaaacattggaaatatttccaattccagcgtgcaaattgatcaaccatggcggtctcatacaccatatcaaacgctacaaatggatgtacttgcgaacaaaaggactatgtataaatagatgcgacgggattacctgcggaattatctctattgtattattctattaaccctcctcgtccttgcatcttctctaggtgttaggcggcttttatttgcacaattaggcgctcaaaacaccaggttggtgctagcgggtaaccaaagatggccgaccaaatcctgaccatgacttggctcgttggtacaccacatttcgccatactgcaagagtttctagaatgctgttaaaataagaaaaaaattaatgctaatttattgcacattctagggaagcgtggttacctttttgaaataaccgagtgagagggttttcaataaaatatttttcctgtcaaaactgaagcatcctctgtataaaagaaaatatgaatatttactgcacatgaTATATAACGAtccgtgatacccaattgtggcacatttgatgtcgtttaaaggtccgtaacccgatcgacagcatcatcccccgatttttttcattgttgatgaggttttggtatcacataatagatactatttttctcattactatcctgaaatttgacgctccaagtcgatgtatttcggagaaatcatgaaacacagcggttttacaggttaccagtttgtaaatactaaatattactccgAATTCTGGGGCAGGGAATTATGAGcgatcatcagtctcctcaacagctactttggtttcgcgtcatacacattctgtggaaaaaagcgaaccacactaactgctgaggagactgtacgccgtatttaattataaaacttCCATACTTCACGTAGTGGGCGATTTAGCTCAATTGACTAGTGCGTTTGtacttacccgagaggtacccggttccaAACCCGGTACCGGAAGGTTTTTtttctctccatttttaacccaaacttttttatattcatttgaaatgtacatattgcaaggggaaatatattttgtttccttttttctgaaacggtgcgaaaaaaaaacaaatattttccgttcaatacgggcgggCATTGTACGTCATACTGAACgctaattgttgttgttgcttgcctgcccagaatgcaattcacgtataccaaggtattggattgcaaatttggctatttattcacatttacgctgaaaatgctctcgttttttcacaaagcagcataaagggggagatatttgatattattatgtaattttaaagacaatccatatccaaaaccaatagggttaccccccctttaagaggcagagaattttatttcaattttata
It includes:
- the LOC140144589 gene encoding small ribosomal subunit protein uS14m-like, coding for MATPMAKHGLTIAVNLRQNVHHIGCLQNISALLMPRCAVQTTCPLRTNYADWRMRRDAIRRQLTKEHSQERRLLNCIRKNTILPDEVKVMADQEIASLPRDSSYVRIRNRCAITSRSRGVVQRWRLSRIVWRQEADANHMSGVQRAKW